The following proteins are co-located in the Blattabacterium sp. (Blatta orientalis) str. Tarazona genome:
- the rpoC gene encoding DNA-directed RNA polymerase subunit beta' yields the protein MNRKRNKKFNKITIRLASPEVILKESHGEVLKPETINYRTHKPERDGLFCERIFGPVKDYECACGKYKRIRYKGIVCDRCGVEVTEKKVRRERMGHINLVVPVVHIWCFRSSPNKIGYLLGLPSKKLEMIIYYERYVVIQGGESTRSDGSFFQKGDFLTEEEYLYVLNKLPKGNFYLEDTDPKKFIAKMGAECIEDLLTRLDLDRLSLDLRNQAHNETSKQRRIEALKRLQVVESFREGKKNGGNVSWMIIHILAVIPPELRPLVPLDGGRYAASDMTDLYRRVLIRNNRLKRLIEIKAPEVILRNEKRMLQEAVDSLFDNSRKVSAVKSEANRPLKSLSDSLKGKQGRFRQNLLGKRVDYSARSVIVVGPHLKLHECGLPKDMAAELYKPFVIRKLIERGIVKTVKSAKRIIDKRDPMIWDILENALKGHPVLLNRAPTLHRLGIQAFQPKLIEGKAIQLHPLVCAAFNADFDGDQMAVHLPLSSGAILEAQLLMLASQNILNPANGSPITVPSQDMVLGLYYMTKPLVSSSRKVKGEGLIFYSPEEVEIAYNQNVVELHALIKVKVSVRKKETLFDQLIETTVGRVLFNQVVPKKVGFINESLTKKSLREIIGKILHLTDVPTTAKFLDDIKELGFYNAFKGGLSFGLGDIIIPSDKKNMVNYAIKQVDNVKMNYNMGLITNNERYNQVIDIWTNTNAMLTEKVMKHMREDRHGFNSVYMMLDSGARGSKEQIRQLSGMRGLMAKPQKAGSSGGEIIENPILSNFREGLSILEYFISTHGARKGLADTALKTADAGYLTRRLVDAAQDVIIKMEDCNTLRGLEISALKKNEEVVETLFDRILGRISLNDLFHPKNNELIVHSGEMIDERIADLIEKSGIEFVEVRSPLTCEAKMGICSKCYGRNLSTGKIVKKGEAVGVIAAQSIGEPGTQLTLRTFHVGGTAGNITESSQIRAKYDGIIEFEDLKIVQTKNDYGEKVGVVVSRSTEMKLFNKNKSSILMNNNIPYGATLYVKHGDELKEGDIICQWDLYNAVIVAEYTGKISYQHLEQGVTFQVEIDEQTGFQEKVITEVRNKNLIPTLKILDENNEELKVYNLPVGAHLMVKDQEKIKVGKILVKVPRKSAKSGDITGGLPRLSELFEARNPSNPAVVSEMDGIVSHGKIKRGNREIIVESKTGEIRKYLVKLSNQLLVQENDYVKAGMPLSDGAVTPNDILNIRGPRAVQEYLVKEIQEVYRLQGVKINDKHFEVIVLQMMRKVEVIEVGDTKFLEGNIEYKDDFIEENDRIFQMKVVENHGDSQNFKSGDLISYRDFRNENAVLKYKNKKLMKTRNAIPATARPILQGITKAALQTKSFISAASFQETTKVLSEAAISSKTDHLYGLKENVIVGHKIPAGTGLREYENQDIEIL from the coding sequence ATGAATAGAAAAAGAAATAAAAAATTTAATAAAATTACTATTCGATTAGCATCTCCAGAAGTTATATTGAAAGAATCTCATGGAGAGGTTTTAAAACCGGAAACCATCAATTATAGAACTCATAAACCAGAAAGAGATGGTCTTTTTTGTGAGCGGATTTTCGGTCCAGTTAAGGATTATGAGTGTGCTTGTGGAAAATATAAACGAATCCGTTACAAAGGAATTGTTTGTGATAGATGTGGAGTAGAAGTCACAGAGAAAAAGGTAAGAAGAGAACGCATGGGGCATATTAATTTGGTAGTCCCCGTGGTTCATATTTGGTGTTTTCGTTCTTCCCCCAATAAAATTGGATATTTATTAGGATTGCCATCTAAAAAGCTTGAGATGATTATTTATTATGAAAGATATGTGGTAATTCAGGGAGGGGAGTCTACTCGTTCAGATGGTTCATTTTTTCAAAAAGGAGATTTTCTTACAGAGGAAGAGTATTTATATGTTTTAAATAAACTTCCAAAAGGAAATTTTTATTTAGAAGATACGGATCCTAAGAAATTTATAGCTAAGATGGGAGCTGAGTGTATAGAAGATCTTTTGACTCGTTTAGATTTAGATAGATTATCTCTTGATTTGAGAAATCAAGCTCATAATGAAACTTCTAAACAAAGACGTATTGAAGCTTTAAAACGTTTACAAGTAGTAGAATCTTTTAGAGAGGGAAAAAAGAATGGGGGAAATGTTTCTTGGATGATTATTCATATTTTAGCTGTTATTCCTCCTGAATTACGTCCTCTTGTTCCTCTAGATGGAGGTCGTTATGCGGCTTCTGATATGACGGATTTATATCGTCGTGTTCTTATAAGAAATAATCGTTTAAAAAGGCTTATAGAAATTAAGGCTCCTGAAGTTATTTTACGAAATGAGAAAAGGATGCTTCAGGAAGCTGTAGATTCTCTTTTTGACAATTCCAGAAAAGTATCCGCAGTGAAATCTGAGGCGAATCGTCCTTTAAAATCCTTATCTGATTCTTTAAAAGGAAAACAAGGTCGTTTCAGACAAAATCTTCTTGGAAAGAGAGTAGATTATTCTGCTCGTTCAGTTATTGTAGTAGGACCACATTTAAAATTACATGAGTGTGGACTTCCTAAAGATATGGCCGCTGAACTTTATAAACCTTTTGTTATACGAAAGTTAATTGAAAGAGGGATTGTAAAAACTGTAAAATCTGCTAAAAGAATTATAGACAAAAGAGATCCAATGATTTGGGATATTTTAGAGAATGCATTAAAAGGACATCCTGTTTTGTTGAATAGAGCACCAACTTTACATAGATTAGGAATTCAAGCTTTTCAGCCAAAATTGATAGAGGGAAAAGCGATTCAATTACATCCTTTAGTTTGTGCTGCTTTTAACGCAGATTTTGATGGAGATCAAATGGCCGTACATCTTCCTTTATCTTCTGGAGCTATTTTAGAAGCTCAACTTCTTATGTTAGCTTCTCAGAATATTTTAAATCCTGCTAATGGTTCTCCTATTACTGTTCCATCTCAAGATATGGTATTAGGTTTATATTACATGACTAAACCATTAGTTTCTTCTTCTAGGAAAGTAAAAGGAGAAGGACTTATTTTTTATTCTCCAGAAGAGGTAGAAATAGCATATAATCAAAATGTGGTGGAATTACATGCTTTAATAAAAGTGAAAGTTAGTGTTCGAAAGAAAGAAACTTTATTTGATCAATTGATAGAAACTACTGTAGGCAGAGTTTTATTTAATCAAGTGGTTCCTAAAAAAGTAGGATTCATTAATGAATCCCTTACAAAAAAATCTTTAAGGGAAATTATTGGAAAGATCTTGCATTTAACAGATGTTCCTACTACTGCAAAATTCTTAGATGACATCAAAGAATTAGGATTTTATAATGCTTTCAAAGGAGGTCTTTCTTTTGGATTAGGAGATATTATCATTCCAAGTGATAAAAAAAACATGGTAAATTATGCTATAAAACAAGTAGACAATGTGAAAATGAATTATAATATGGGGTTAATAACAAATAACGAACGTTATAACCAAGTTATTGATATATGGACAAATACAAATGCTATGTTAACAGAAAAAGTAATGAAGCATATGCGTGAAGATAGGCATGGTTTTAATTCCGTATATATGATGTTAGATTCTGGAGCAAGAGGATCTAAGGAACAAATTCGTCAGCTTTCTGGAATGCGCGGATTAATGGCTAAACCTCAAAAAGCAGGATCTTCTGGTGGAGAAATCATTGAGAATCCTATTTTGTCTAATTTTAGAGAAGGACTTTCTATTTTAGAGTATTTTATATCTACTCATGGAGCTCGTAAGGGATTGGCTGATACCGCATTGAAAACTGCAGATGCCGGATATTTGACAAGACGTCTAGTAGATGCGGCTCAAGATGTAATTATAAAAATGGAAGATTGTAACACGTTACGTGGTTTAGAAATATCAGCATTGAAAAAAAACGAAGAAGTAGTTGAAACTTTATTTGATAGAATTTTGGGGCGTATATCTTTAAATGATCTTTTTCATCCAAAAAACAATGAATTAATAGTTCATTCTGGAGAAATGATTGATGAAAGAATTGCAGATTTAATTGAAAAATCTGGAATAGAGTTCGTGGAAGTACGTTCTCCTCTTACTTGTGAAGCTAAAATGGGCATTTGTTCTAAATGTTATGGACGGAATCTTTCTACAGGAAAGATAGTTAAAAAAGGAGAAGCTGTAGGAGTTATTGCCGCACAATCCATTGGAGAACCGGGAACTCAATTAACTTTACGTACTTTTCATGTTGGAGGAACAGCTGGGAATATCACAGAATCTTCACAGATACGAGCAAAATATGATGGAATTATAGAATTTGAGGATTTAAAAATTGTTCAAACTAAAAATGATTATGGAGAAAAAGTTGGAGTTGTTGTATCTCGTTCTACAGAAATGAAACTATTTAATAAGAATAAGTCATCCATTTTAATGAATAATAATATTCCTTATGGAGCTACTTTATATGTTAAACATGGGGATGAGTTAAAAGAAGGAGATATAATTTGCCAGTGGGATCTGTATAATGCTGTTATTGTGGCAGAGTATACTGGAAAAATTTCTTATCAACATTTAGAACAGGGGGTGACCTTTCAAGTGGAAATAGATGAGCAAACTGGATTTCAAGAAAAAGTTATTACAGAAGTAAGAAATAAAAATTTAATACCTACATTAAAAATTTTGGATGAAAATAATGAAGAATTGAAGGTTTACAATTTACCAGTAGGCGCTCATCTAATGGTAAAAGATCAAGAGAAAATAAAAGTAGGAAAAATTTTGGTTAAAGTTCCCAGGAAGTCCGCTAAGTCTGGAGATATTACAGGAGGGTTACCTCGTTTATCTGAATTGTTTGAAGCTCGTAATCCTTCTAATCCTGCTGTAGTATCAGAAATGGATGGAATAGTCAGTCATGGAAAAATAAAAAGAGGAAATAGAGAAATTATAGTAGAATCTAAAACAGGGGAAATTAGAAAGTATTTAGTAAAACTTTCTAATCAACTTCTAGTTCAAGAGAATGATTATGTAAAAGCAGGAATGCCTTTATCCGATGGAGCAGTTACTCCGAATGATATTTTAAATATAAGGGGCCCAAGAGCTGTTCAAGAATATTTGGTGAAAGAAATACAAGAAGTATATCGTTTGCAAGGTGTTAAAATTAACGATAAGCATTTTGAAGTGATTGTTTTGCAAATGATGCGTAAAGTAGAAGTGATTGAAGTAGGAGATACTAAATTTTTAGAAGGAAATATTGAATATAAGGACGATTTTATAGAAGAAAATGATAGAATTTTTCAGATGAAAGTAGTTGAAAATCATGGAGATTCTCAAAATTTTAAATCTGGAGATTTGATTAGTTATAGAGATTTTCGGAATGAAAATGCTGTTTTAAAATATAAGAATAAGAAACTGATGAAAACTAGAAATGCTATACCAGCTACTGCAAGACCTATATTACAAGGGATAACCAAAGCAGCTTTGCAGACTAAATCTTTTATATCTGCAGCTTCTTTTCAAGAAACAACTAAAGTTTTAAGTGAAGCAGCTATAAGTAGTAAGACTGATCATTTGTATGGATTAAAGGAAAATGTAATTGTAGGACATAAAATACCTGCAGGAACTGGATTAAGAGAATATGAAAATCAGGATATAGAAATTTTGTAA